The nucleotide sequence TGGATGTTTCCGTGATGTCAAACATCTGAAGTTGATCTGTATCATTTATTTCTGTAATAATATATCAAACAGTTTGTGTTCAATACGTTTACTTCTCCTTTAACCTATTAGTCTCTTCTTGCATTTAAATCAGTGCCGCCCTTGCAcaatttcctaaatatatgtttCTCTCTTCATTTCAAGaactcaaaataaacaaagaaaaatgtcTTGGAGTGACGTCTTCTTCCCTGATAACCCTGCTAAAAGGGAGGAGGTCATCCGCAGAAACCAAGAGCTTCGGGAGTTGATGAAGAACAACTTCCGAGCCACTAACCAGCTCATTGAAATTCTTGACAAGCACCTGGGTTTGTCCTTTAGTCCGATATACCTGAACAACGACGCCACCATTAAGGAGAACTGCGAGGTGATGATACAACGCATGCATGAGATCCAGGCAGAAGTAAAGAAGATCGAGGAGAAGCTGAAGGAGAAGCTGGAACCTGACTTATATGAGAAACTGAAAACCCTGTCACCCAGCATCAAAGACTTGAAACAAATTCAATTAATACTCAGTGGATCATTGGGTGCCTTAAGTTTAGTGTCCGCCACTGTAGTTTGTTACCTAATCAAAAGTGGAAGGATACTTGTGAACGTAATATCCACATGTGCTAAAGCGTGTGCAGGGGCTTTTTTCAGTTTGGGCTTAGGGGTGCTGTTCATGGGCGTTGATATGATGATCCAAGCCATTTTGGGGGCAAAAGACAGAGATCAACTTGAACAGGCCCTGGAAGAGTATAAGAAAGCTTTGGATGAATTCAGGCCTGCTTCTGAAAAGTTCCAGGATAATATAACTTATGTCAAGATTAAAATTGAAATGATGCAAGAGGAAGGGAACTAACGGTCACCATCCTTAGGTTAGCTTTGAATTGTTGCGTATCTAGCTCTATTCATTAGTACTGGATCATCTACACTATCATGATTTTCAGTTACTCTGGTAATCCATGCCTGATATCTTTACATATGGATTAATAAGAAACTGATTAAGAAAGTGGTAATTCTTGATCAAACTGTTTTGAATGTTAAATGGTACTTCAGTGattgttttctttctatattGCATTCaagatttttctgtttttcaacattAAAGTTTACTAAAGATACTAATCAGTTGAGTTTTTTATTCATATAATCTGAATTTCAGTTGATCTATTCATCCATATGTCCTCCCTCCCTTCTTCCATGCTCTTCCTATCCCTGCTCTCAATCCTCTTCATTGTATATTTgaacatttttgttaaaaaagaCTCAATCTTAACCTCAGCAGGGGCCATCCGTTGTTCATTGTGAACACCCCTTAAGCAGTATTAGAGCAATAGGCATCTGCTTTTGACTAGATTAAAACCTTTTGGTGTTGGAGTTTGTTATTGTGAAAGATCCCTGCAAATATCAACTCATGCACTCTCATCTTTTCCATGGATTCCCGCATTGTCTCATAACTAAAGTGGTACATTCTAGAATTTTGTAAATGATGAAATGTCAATGGGAAATACGTCACTGTTGAATACTTTTGTTCCACCATTAAACCTGTAGGATAGATGCAAAACTACCTGAAGCAAATAATGCATATCACAAACAAAAGCTTGTCTTGTTAAAGAGGTGTCAGCCGCAAAGGTGATGTGTAATATTCAACAGCCAATACAACACAAGTGCATTACTTTATTGTATAATTGCAGTGCATTTCCTCTTTACTAACAGAAACCACCAGGATGCTGTCGCTGTTctttggagataaaaaaaaagaagaggagCTGATTCGCTCTGCCCAGCGCCTCCACCACTATCTCCACAAATACTACACCATCACCAACAAAGCCCTGGGAATCCTCAACACTCACCTAGATGAACAAATCTCCCCAGTCTCAGCGAAAGAAAGCGAAGGAATTGAGGAAAGCTGTGTCAGGGTGAGCCAAGTTATGTCTGAGATCTCCCACGTCGCCGAACGGAGGGACAGACATGTCCAAAAGAGTATCGAACCCGCCCTGTATGACAAGATTGCCTTCTCTGGGGTGTCACTGAAAGAGAAGGCTGCGGTGGTCAAGGCACTCAATGAGAGCACCTTGGGACTGTTGGGGAAAATCTGTGGTCCTCTGGTCGCTGTCCTACTGGCCAAAAGTGAGCTGGGGAATGTGGCACCTCCAGTGGAGCAGCTCAAGGGCCTTCCACTCTGCTCTCTTACCCTGGGCGACCTAGTACAGAGCAGCGACAAACTCACTAAGCTTCTGAGTACATCGGGGAGCCAGCGAATTAGTCTCGATGAAGCCATACAGTTGTTGGAAGAGACCCTCTCGGTTCTGAAACCACCTTGCGACGCCTATGATGACATTGTCAGTGAGGTTCAAGCCTATGTGACACTTGTAACTGAAAACATCTAGAGAAGGATTTTTTggaggattttttttgttgttgttgatgttcaAAGagggtaaaagaaaaagaaaaataatattataaaatcaaACAGATCATGCTAAAAAGTAGGAGTGGGGAGGAGTAAGGAATGAAATAAATCACATGGGTGATGTctcatttttgttgttgtgttttattattgctctGCTTGGTTCTCAGTAGTTTCTTTTGCCTTCGTTTTTGTGTTCATCCTAaagaaaagtacaaaaaaaagaattcaatAAATATTGTACACCCTCCTGCTTCACCCAGAAACTGAATATGACAATCAGTCTATTAGCACTGCTGGTTCGTCCACCCTTCATTGTGCATGGAACTGTGGGATACAGGGAGTCCCAGTGTTATGACAGTTGATCATTTGTAGATGAGCCCTTGCGCTTTGTTGAAAATTGTGTTGTAAGTGcgttctgtaaaataaataaattcatttcattttttggaGTTTTTTTGAAACCAACACCAACATAACACCCAGAACAAAGATTATCCATATTCTCCAGACATTCACTGGTAAATGTGAACGATTAACTTGTTACTTACTCAGACATCCTAAGACGTCAATCTCTGACACTAATCTAAGGAATCATTAAAGTGCTCAGCATATATCAGATACTGGCATTCTGCATTACGGGGCTGCTGGGAGAGAGAACCTAAAGAACAGTAGATTGCTATTTCGCCAAATATgacaacaacccccccccccccctagtggCGTAACGGCTACATTTGTGATATTAAGAGTATAGTTGAAAAGTTTATAAATAACACCAATAGGCTGCAggtgttacaaaaaatatataaatttactTAATCCGTGGTTAAATTTGACAAACCACGAAACACATCTcactaatcccccccccccccttttatttatgtatgtccaattattttaagttttattgtATTCTTTCATGTTCctgttatgtttgtttgtgttcttgGCATcggaaaaataaaaagtagagcGTGTAATTAGAGACGATATCAAGATATGCTTTTTAATTAAAGTATGTATCATATGCCACACCTGGATGTGCCAGTATTATATAGGAAGCTGGACATTACATGTTGAATGTACCGGCAAGATTTCCAGCAATACATTGCCAAATGTAGATTAAAAAAATTGCTATCAATTATTGTCGGCAACTATGTGTAAACAGACTTTAACACCCCTAAACCAAACATAGCCACAGCCCCCGAGATCCTGCCCAGGGTTGAGACGATTCGACTAAAGATTACCCCTTTGTTAATTAATTCAACCACAGCAACAGAAGCAGCCGTTGTCACGATGCCCATTGTGGTAGTAAGAGCTGAGAAGCTATTTTAATCCTGTCAGAAACAGGCGTAGATATATTACGAAGCTTTTTGTACAACTCTGGGTCCAGTTTAAGTCTGGGTCCGGTCTAGTTCCTTTATAAATGGGAACACTTTAACAGAGTATTTATAGAGTGACAGTAGTAGCTGACCTCTACAAATGATTTAGTTTgatgttattaagaaaaaaagtGAATATAAACACCCAGCTAACCGATTTCGACCTGGCAACGTTGTGTGAGGTTGTAGTTTGGTTGTATTTTGCTTTTGACAAATATGACGTGAGGAAACTGTTGCAGAAACGTATTACTCTGACAACATGGTGTGGTTAAAATGGTTCCCTGAATGTTGCATAGTAACGTTGTATGCACATTTCATAGACACATCTCTTGAATTTCCATACATATTCAGACCAATTCTATTATTTTGCAAGTATATAttcagtgtattttgtttatttgtttcatttaacTTAAAGAAACTTGTTATATAAATCAAATTTTATAACGttattttacagtgttttgacAAGATCGTCTGGAGTCTACAAATTTGTGTTGCTAAAATGTCACATGGTTCTGTTTGCACTTTGATACAATGTTGCCACAACGTTATTTGGTTTGCTGGGCACTCTATAAATGTTTAACTCAGGATGGATTGTTTATTACtcataactaaaacagaggtcagagagccattggcaaactcagaccacaacatctcatttgaaatattttttaaaacctcaaaagtaatgactaaagctaaggtttacaattttagaaaagcaaactatgaaggtatgaaacagagactaacagaagtagattggagtaaaatagagaaaacatccaaagaaaaaggatggctgttttttaaaaatgtagtactacaggcacaaaacaattacatcccaaaagtagacaaatctaaatctaaaacaaaatggccaaaatgctttaatagatcaattaaaaaaaatattcagtggaaaaaggcactttacagagcatttaaaagggaccaaaaacaaagtacacagaaagagtacttggaactgcaaacacaagtcaaaaaggaagttaaaaaggccaagagagagatagaaatcaatattgctaagggggctaaaaccaattccaaaatatttttccaatattataacagcaagagaacattcaaagaggaggttaaatgtctaagaggcacaaatggcaaaatcatagatgaagaaaaaaaaatagcaaatatattaaatgattacttttcacaggtttttacaaaggaggacacagacaacatacccgacatgtcgacctgttcctatccaattttaaataactttagcataacagaggcagaaatgttaaagggactaggagctcttaaaataaacaaatcccctgggccgtatgagatcctcccaatagtactcagggattgtaccgacagactggaaaattgcaataccgatccacaaaaagggtgacaaaaccgaaccaggtaactacagaccaataagcctgacttctattatatgtaaacttatggaaactataataagatccaaaatggaaaattacttatatggtaacaatatcctgggagacagcaagcatggttttaggaaagggagatcgtgtctaactaacctacttgcacatggattagggagtggttaacaggtagaaaacatagtactgattagaggagaaacctcaaaatggagtgaggtaaccagtggtgtactacaaggatcagtattaggtcctctgctattcctaatctacattcactggttgcctacgagggcttgagaggaggtgaaattgggagtgagatattaagaatgagaccagatgagaggatttctccggttgcttaggaggcttgagagggatGAGACATTtaagagtttaagagtgagacgagcttgagggatggcgagattgagggctggagtttgggaatggtgcttagtaacattgaggttagatactgatagcaggacgagataggggggacgaagagttttcccttctcgtcgggtcaggcagcatcctctggctgctgggcgacgtagagagggagacatgagaagagcaaaggattatatataaacactttccgccaggtcaggcagcatcctccgactgctgggtgacgtaaaagtgagagagagagcaaagtttagacatataacatacaacaaactgactctcgctcccgacgggtcaggcagcatcctctggctgctgggcgtttagtggagcaagagacaggaaggggacgaacaggacaaaaggacagatccttcgcaactcagtgcagcatcctcaggcagctaagctggcagctgggcggcgtggagagcttaggaaaaagtgtctcgggtccgtttaggagagacgaaaacagagaaacccccccccctcctcggtcggggcccgctcggcaggtggaggcacggcctactgcatgagggggctgaaatggtcctggacctgaaatagaagagaggagatgggacagcaaggttgaggcctggaaggcttagcgcataagcagcagaagaataggatgtggccgggggtcccctcaggccggcgaggaacagccgggcggcagtggttgagacgagaggccgacccggacagccgggggagtgagactcacttccccccaaaagaggacccccggctccccgcaagaaccacaccgtgggatagaaaagagatcgcagagccgcacacataaacaaaagcgaagaaaagagaaaagacaagagatgttagtagacaacctatgcctataagccgtccgcactgtggagaggaaaaacccccctgcagggaggaaacctctggtgggcctggcggagagggcgccccccactccgggcaagctaacaagtgcttggtgagctgtggcgatgtctgcagaggatgatctaatataaagttcacagctgaagagatccagcgccccatagacttaatcaaagtgttgatacctgcgctagccgcggaggcagctgctccgatccagaatgaatggggggaaaaatagtagaagaaagtccgatccgtgacgagagggtgcataaacgggatgagaaccagtgactcgtaagtatagatctggagctgtcgaagaggggatctgacagaagatactgaatcctcggcttaattggaccgtttttgaagatctgatgaagaggataaagtggtttccggggatttgagagagatctgagcacttgaggcctagagctgggaagttggaaattgatggttgagaattctgcacagcggagaaatccaaaggcgacggtcaggcacagggtttccatgacgatgtcgttgaataggttgaagcatccttgccagagagcagtgatgagacaaaggagaaggtcagtagagattgattaacttgatggagaggaggggagcaggcttttctccatacctctgagcgttctctctagagatccgctatctctagaacggacgagaggagaaagattggaggcgaaattgatactgaatgcccgctaggtagcatctaaatagaggagggggctaaacatagagacagcctgaggtgagtgatgaaggcgaggaggtgctgtaggttgaaagaggtaAGAGAtccgttttttttggtttttttttaaattatttatttatttattttttactcgcaaaagtgagtaaatgaagaccaggcagtcgagtaggaggaacgggtagatggggcgagagcgttctccatgaatccacgtggtgattgaaggaggccggagagagagttattcagttgaatattgatttgctgaaaggtagtacgagacgagggttggggtctgctcctgggaccaggttgcagaacttctggatcttgatgtaactgtctgtattgaagtcctgatgaagtcctgattttttttttttttatttatttatttttattttaactgcaaggtgtagtgttctgtagtaaaattactacagctggccaaagtccagtatctgggtgcgtggaatggttcacaagacctcatggttgaaatggcttaacggtcagagtctatccattgtattccccttgatgtcttggtactcttgcttttttttttttttttttttaaaaacggtaaatcacaggtgttgtcacggtaagttcacagggtgcactctgttccttcaggaatcctgcagaggaagtgtttcacaagagcagttagacatagtacttaccaaggtaaggtcattgcatagacagagcagctttttctgagggtagatattaaagagtgaagaatgtctattgatatagggagccaggagggagcggggggggg is from Acipenser ruthenus chromosome 49, fAciRut3.2 maternal haplotype, whole genome shotgun sequence and encodes:
- the LOC117970308 gene encoding single-pass membrane and coiled-coil domain-containing protein 3-like isoform X1, whose translation is MSWSDVFFPDNPAKREEVIRRNQELRELMKNNFRATNQLIEILDKHLGLSFSPIYLNNDATIKENCEVMIQRMHEIQAEVKKIEEKLKEKLEPDLYEKLKTLSPSIKDLKQIQLILSGSLGALSLVSATVVCYLIKSGRILVNVISTCAKACAGAFFSLGLGVLFMGVDMMIQAILGAKDRDQLEQALEEYKKALDEFRPASEKFQDNITYVKIKIEMMQEEGN
- the LOC117970308 gene encoding uncharacterized protein LOC117970308 isoform X2, giving the protein MLSLFFGDKKKEEELIRSAQRLHHYLHKYYTITNKALGILNTHLDEQISPVSAKESEGIEESCVRVSQVMSEISHVAERRDRHVQKSIEPALYDKIAFSGVSLKEKAAVVKALNESTLGLLGKICGPLVAVLLAKSELGNVAPPVEQLKGLPLCSLTLGDLVQSSDKLTKLLSTSGSQRISLDEAIQLLEETLSVLKPPCDAYDDIVSEVQAYVTLVTENI